In the genome of Candidatus Palauibacter australiensis, the window GCGGTCCCGGTCGGACTTCGGTCGAGTTCCCCGTCCGCGAAGATGCAGACGTGCCGCGAGTGGTGTGCGGCGTCGGCCGCCGCCCCCGTGAACACGGTGCCGTAGAGAAACCCGAGATCCGGATCGTCCGGATGCGAGATGTGATCCGCGGCGGACGAAGATACTGCGTGTGTGATCCGGCGACCCGCTTCGATGAGGTCGGCGCCGCCGCCCGGAGTGAGCGAGAGCCCGAGCGCATCTGCATCGACGTAGGCGTAGAAGGCCCCGCCGAAGGCGAGGTCGTATGACACCGTACCCAGCCCCTCGACCTCCACGGCCCGCCCCAGCGCGGGCGCGAAGGACGGCACGTTGAGGAACCGAACCTCCCGGACCCGCTCGCGATCCAGGATGGCGGTGGCGCGCACGAGCCCGGCGGGCGTGTCGATCGTCACGGGCCGCTCCCTGCCCGACCCGTCGATCCAGCCGGCTTCGACGGCGATCTTCGCCACGCCGATGATCCCGTGACCGCACATCGTCGAGTAGCCCTCGTTGTGCATGAACAGGACGGAGAAGTCCGATCCGGACCGCACGGGAGGCATCACGAGGCAGCCGTACATGTCCGCATGCCCTCGCGGTTCCCACATCAGCGCCCGGCGGAGTTCGTCGTGGTCCGCCCGCGCGACGCGCCGCCGGGCGAGGACCGTGTCTCCCTCCAGCTCCGGGAAACCCGCCACGATGACGCGCAGCGGCTCTCCCTCGGTGTGGGCGTCGATCGTCTCGATGCGAAGCCAGTGTTCGGGCGCGGTCCAGGTCATGTGAACTCCTCGGTGAAGCAGTGGCCCCCGTCGACGGGATCGTCGTATGCTGGCGTCGCTGATCTTACGCCCCGCCGCCGAAGTCCGCTTCGGTGGCGGCTCGCCGTGCCGCACGATGATCGATCGCC includes:
- a CDS encoding proline racemase family protein, which encodes MTWTAPEHWLRIETIDAHTEGEPLRVIVAGFPELEGDTVLARRRVARADHDELRRALMWEPRGHADMYGCLVMPPVRSGSDFSVLFMHNEGYSTMCGHGIIGVAKIAVEAGWIDGSGRERPVTIDTPAGLVRATAILDRERVREVRFLNVPSFAPALGRAVEVEGLGTVSYDLAFGGAFYAYVDADALGLSLTPGGGADLIEAGRRITHAVSSSAADHISHPDDPDLGFLYGTVFTGAAADAAHHSRHVCIFADGELDRSPTGTAVSGRLAILRARGEYSGDSEIIVESIIGGRFSGRVVDTTTVGGHAAVVPEVGGRAWVTGRHEFLVDPEDPWWDGFLVR